The Notolabrus celidotus isolate fNotCel1 chromosome 19, fNotCel1.pri, whole genome shotgun sequence DNA window aagttcctcacaggagctttaaatgctctgtttttgatgcactgATTATCTCTTGAAGGTCTGCTCCACGAGGTCCACTAAGAAGATATCAAAGTTGGCTTATCACAAAGGTGTTGTGATAGTAACATGTCCAGGATGTGAAAATCACCATATCATCGCTGACAACCTCAAATGGTTCTCTGACCTGGAGGGGAAAAGGTTGGTGGTGCTTTTGGTATTTGAATATGAAACTGGAACATAGTACTAATTAACAATCACATCAAAACACAAGAATGATAGAAGCTGTTGTTGCTATTATCATTCTGGAATTGTGGGGAAAAACTGTAATATGGCATATGTTTGCATGCACTGTAAATGTGTAACCGGTTGACTTCTGCATTGTGTTTATAATTAGGATGCTATGAGATTCTgcacctctttttttaatctggcacaaagacacacagaaccTCCATGTAAAGGCAGAGCCAGCTccagcaaaataaatataaagagacaaccagtggtgtactcaggagGGGGACAGGGGGGTGATCAACCCCCTCTGGTGCCATCATATGCGAAAGACACGCGCTTAAGTGCCCTCTTAGATTAcactgtagtagataaaacattaaaattgccttctctggtgccctttcagaggaaaatgcatgaaaaagtgccctctagatgcccctcaAATGCATTAAATGTGCAAAAGTGCCCAATTGAAGCCCctttaatgtttaaaacacaaaaagtgccCTCTTAATGCTTTTCTAATGtataacatgtaaataaaaaagtgtcCACTGGATGCCCCCCAAAGGATGCCCACTGGGGATTAAGTGTTATTGTCTTAAAATTCTGTTAACGCtgcctcaatacatttaaattcaccctaaactgtgagtaccaggggtttgaaaggaggtgccctttttcttttttttttttcgccctgcccctcaaacaatCTGAGTACGCCACAGGAGACAACCACAGAAGAAGGAATTCACAGGATAGAGGGGCtgcacattaaaacacacaatttAAACAGAGTTCTGAGGTCCTATAAGTAATATTTAAACAATTTCCAGGTATATAATTGTATAATTATATCAACAAGGAAATATTCAGATACGTATCTGACCCTGTTACAAATACATATACTTTTTGTCAACCATCCCTTCAACCTATCCAATAAAAAAGCAACAGTTTAAAAAATTAGATAGACTTGATGGCGCACTCTGGTGGTCAAAGCATGAAATGACAGCTGTATGTAAATTTACCTCAAACGCATTGGCTTTGGAAAAAgtcttttttcagtgttttgaccAAAAAACTAAGAAGTTAATGCTAAAAGTGCTCAGAAGACGAGCATGTGTTTAATTGTAAGGCATGAAGTGAGTGCATTACAAGTTTTGGTTTTGGCATAAATGGAAGATCATATAACTCGAGCAAACTGCAACTTGTCAACCCTTAAAGCATACTCAACTGATCAAAATACTAAGCTGGTCAAAATTCATTAAAAGAATACACACTTTGATATTCAATATAATCACAGTAGAGTCTGAATGTCGTGCTGTGTTGCTTTACCTTTCAGAAACATAGAGGAAATCCTTGCTGCCAAAGGAGAGACTGTGAAGAGGGTTGCAGGAAGTGCTGCTCTGGAGATAGTTCTGGATGAATCCATCAAGGACAAGTCTCAACCTGCTGATGAAGACTCTGAGAAATCAGACAAGGACAAAGAATAACAATAATGCTGTCTTGTGTTATCTATTATGTATGTATTGGAAATTGTGAATGGTTaattttataataaaaacatattaattttcatgtttttgttgattcagAGCAATGTTAAGGAACATTTGTGAGACAAGTTGTTATTTCATATAGTGTTTGCATAAAGAGCTGTAAAAAATTTGGAAACTACATGCCAGAGGTTTTTAGCTGAAATTAAAGGTTTTCAgagaaatataatttaattaaatgttttctgTTATTATATCACAATATAATCTACTTCTACATGTATTatatttaagttgtttttaatgtgaaagATGATGTACCTTTTCCGCGCCAAAACCGTcctctgttgacactgtggtgtAGTTTGAGATCTCGCCAGATCTCGCGAGAACAGCTCATTGTTGTTGCTAAAGATAGCGCAGCTGGTAGTTAGTGAAGCTATCTAGACTTCTGCAGTCTTTCTTTCACTGTGAGACTGCAATGGATGCTCTAGGAGCccaagaggaggcagagaggccCCGACATCATCCTTTCCTTATCGGGGTGAGCGGAGGAACAGCCAGCGGCAAGGTTAGTCTGATTTTAGAGAGAGTCTCTCAAGCATCGGGAGGTAGCCTAGCTTCTGCTGCTAGCATCGGTAACGTTAGAAATCATGAAACTGTCAAAAGCAGGAGGCACGCCCACCTTTACAGCTGATAGATTCACTGTATTTTATACTCACACTGAATAATATGTGATGCATTGATACTTTGAAGTATTTAGTTACCTCTATTAACTCTCCTTTTAGACATGTTTGCGTCGAGGAGCTAACTAGCAGCTGTGATTAAGAATCCCCTCACTCTTTCATGAGCAACAGTCAGCTGATGGACTCGAGTCAAAGTGACAGCAGGGTCACTGGTACCTTTAAGTCACACTTTAAGACTTCAACCTCCTCTTATTTCTTGAAAACACTGTCTAAAGAATGTCTTCTGTTTCGGTTTCATttgttaaacaaacaaacacgtgGTGGATTATATTGTGAAACTGGTTTTCTGCTTCAGTCAACAGTCTGCGCCAAGATCATGGAGCTCCTGGGCCAGAACAAGGTGGACCACCGCCAGAGACAGGTGGCTATTATAAGCCAGGACAGTTTCTACAGAGTCCTAACGCCAGAGCAGAAGATGAAAGCACTGAAGGGCCAGTACAACTTCGATCACCCGGGTAGGTGTAGACCACTTAGGTTTCTTTTTCCCGTTAAATGTGTTCACAACAGCACTCACCTTCCTGTTTCTGTGCACACAACTGATCCTGGCTAAAGTGTGCTGATGTCCTGAACCGGTGCCAAAGACATGTGACcccccactgtctctcaaagtgattacatgtggcttcatttagctgggatgcagaaaattagcctacctacattAGCATGTTTCCTGCtcctttatgaatgaacctactgctactgatgcttttgatagttaactgttcactaaccctaaacttaggagtcatctggcaacaaagaaaggcagaaaactcgaTGCATTTTCTAatttcagggttttatttcaagtttagtttctatttttgtcgatattttttactataattggtaaaatgtactatttttagattctgtaaGACATCTCACCCCCTCATGTGTGTctcccacactttgggaacccctgtcctaAACTATGAGTATTCTGAATCTGTATTTTATAATCCTAATTTggatttatttgagttttcatGCTGCAATAATGTGATGGTATCATTTTGTTTCTAAGTAATTCTGTAGGGGGTTACCCATTTATCCAAAATAACACccctttaaactttaaagctactgtagtTGGCAGAGTTTCACTacattttaagatattaaactgggatatgttttctttctgaaatACAGTAAATGAAACtatataaatgttttttctaTGTACATATATTTCTATGTACATACAATTAAAAATCCACCTTAATCTCTTTTTTAATTCATGACTGAGTCTGTTTTCCTAGAACAAACTTATCTCTTATTTGTGCCACACTTTGTCACATCTAGTTTCTATGATCCTCCTGCTCTTCTGCATGATTTACACATTACCTCTCCTTGCAACATGCTTCTCCTGAATCCAGGATCCATCCAAGGAGCATTTATTATCATCTAATTATCACTAATTCATGTGAGGATAGCTGAGATTCAGATTTTTTGTCAAACTGCAGCAACAAGGATACATGAAAACTCCAAAGTATTCAGTggatttgaaaatgttcagCACAGACTGTACTGACATGTAATTAGCTGTCACATGGTTGTCCGCTGACACACGTCGCAAATAATTTATAACACCGGGGCTTCCTGGAAACAGTTAGCTGTAGAGCTGAGTGGAAACATCTTCATGAAACACCTCAAAGCTCTAAAAAGTGACTCTTTCTGTTTGATTCCCTGCAGAGGCATTCGACAACGACTTAATGTACAAAACCTTGAAGGACATTGCGGAGGGACGGGTGGTTGAAGTTCCAACGTATGATTTCGTCACTCATTCCAGGTAGGAGGACCCCACAAGAGggatcttcttttctttcagctgTTCACAGAACGTAAATGCTTGTTGTAACTGCTTCTGAAATTTgagcttcctctctctccaggtTGGACGAAAGGATCACGGTTTACCCGGCAGACGTGGTGCTCTTTGAGGGGATCCTGGTCTTCTACACCCAGAAAGTGCGAGATATGTTTCACATGAAGCTCTTTGTGGATACAGATTCAGACGTCAGACTGTCTCGCAGAGGTATATAATCTCCTTCGCACACAATGATCCAGAAGTTTCCACGGTGTGTTGATGATTTGagctcatttttcctttttagtTCTTCGAGACATGAACCGAGGGAGAGACCTGGAGCAGATTCTCACTCAGTATACAACGTTTGTGAAGCCTGCTTTTGAAGAGTTCTGTTTGCCTGTGAGTATGACCCTATTCTCTGATTTTGTGCCATTTGAAGCactactttactttatttcttaAGATATTTGGTTCTCTTCCAGACAAAGAAATATGTGGATGTCATCATTCCAAGGGGAGTTGACAATATGGGTAAGTCTGTTTTGGATCATAAGAATAAAAGTGATCTTCCTGTAACTTCCCTTGCATTCATTTTGACTCATCATCCGTCTCTCCAGTCGCAATCAACCTCATCGTACAGCACATCCAAGACATACTGAACGGCGACATCTGTAAATGGCAGCGTGGGTCCATCAACGGTCACGGGCGAGGTTTCAAACGCGCCGTTTCCGAGCAGGGCGACCTGCAGAACGGAGCCGCCAACCCTCCGGTAAAAAGGGTCCTGTTGGAACCGAGCTGTCGACcccactgagaaaaaaaaagcgtGGGAACGTGGGATGTGTCCGGACTGTGAATGTGAGGCATTGAGCTGaggttgttgctgctgctgctgctgatttggTGCAGGATGGCATTCGGTGCCGCAACCTCTTCATGTTTAAGGTTTTGTTGGTGCAGAACCAAAATTCAAAGTGATAATGCTTTCCACATGTAACGGTACAAACGAGTATTAGGGACACAATGGAGAAGTTTCTGATGTGTTAAGAATGAAGTCTCGATGTTATGAATAAGGTCTTAATGTTGTGAGAGAGTCAAGATTCTACAAGGGAATAGTTGTCTTATTATAAGAATACAAACAACTTCATTGcggttcttttatttttttaaaagtctgttttatgCTGTGCTTagcttgtatcttattttgaaagggaatAACAGGAACTAGCTGCTTGCGCTTAAACGAAGAGTTCAGAGTTTCTTGAAAAGTGATTCTTCCTGTAAATTTCacaaaaacatgaactctgaaaagATTGAGAAACTGACAGACTATGTTTCTCATAAAGTTGTGACTTTATTCTACTTATAGAACTCTATTTTCTCATAAAATTGAAACTCCTCTCTTGTAATATTAAGACTTTATTCTCCTATTGCATCTTGATTCTGGTGATCTCAGAGTAACCTTTTCTTACCGTGGCCCTAATACTCACATAACAGTCTTCCATGACGCTGTTTGGTTCCTCAGTTTTTGACTGTAGTCAGACGACTCCTGAATGAAAGTGAAGACATCGTGTTTAAAGTTTGGAAGCATTGTTGAAACTTTTAATGTCAGTCACGCTTTGCACCTTATATTTATATCTGCTTTAATTGAGatgattatatttaaagaaTATAGATACTCACGTTTTTAggtgttttgttgctgttttttgttttgaacttCTGTAAACTAGTCTGCCAAATGTCTCAGCAGTGTCACAACACATTCATCGAGTGCTTCCTTTTGAATTATTTACAGTTGAATACACGccttaatttttttaagttaattttCCACTGACCATTCTGTACGACAATAAATGAAAATCTGCCACAAAATGTTCAAAGTCTGAGTTTTGAAATCGAAATGAATCCTCTGACTGAAGGGGTGTGTATAGAAACagagctgtttgttttattggagTTTGATAGCACAGTGTGATGTGTTGGTTTTATcccaaaaaaaaggaatcaaTGATTTACTACAGCACGTTTTTTGGAATGGCAAACACACGAGTCTCGGAGGACTCCTTCAGTCGCTCTTCAcaaacactctctcacacagcGACGTGACGGGGACGTGATTGTGACGGCCTGATGGTTCTCTACACCTGAACACGGCACACGATGATTCAGTATGACATACATAGATCACAGCATCTTTAGTAATtcgtcttttttctgtttttttgctttgctttttttgagtgcaCATACGTATGGCACTTTTTGGGAGAAGCTAAGCTCTTCTCATAAGCATAAACATCCTTTTCGAGAACAAAAGGAGCACTGTATATAATACATTTCATAACCATACATGATTCTTacacaaaaaaatgtctcaAAACAAACTCAGTCTCGAACGGTCATCCTCTGTTCAAGTTCAAACCCCCCCCACAGTGATCCCTCGGCAGAGTCTCCTGTCTGCAGCCTACGAGTCAGAGTTCAGGGCACGCTGTGGTCCAGGTTCTTCTCCTTGAAGGGAACTGGAGGGGGTTT harbors:
- the uck1 gene encoding uridine-cytidine kinase 1, which translates into the protein MDALGAQEEAERPRHHPFLIGVSGGTASGKSTVCAKIMELLGQNKVDHRQRQVAIISQDSFYRVLTPEQKMKALKGQYNFDHPEAFDNDLMYKTLKDIAEGRVVEVPTYDFVTHSRLDERITVYPADVVLFEGILVFYTQKVRDMFHMKLFVDTDSDVRLSRRVLRDMNRGRDLEQILTQYTTFVKPAFEEFCLPTKKYVDVIIPRGVDNMVAINLIVQHIQDILNGDICKWQRGSINGHGRGFKRAVSEQGDLQNGAANPPVKRVLLEPSCRPH